The genomic window CACACACTGAATGTGGCAGGGGTAAAACCAGTTTGTCATAATACAATTAAAATCTGTAGAAAAAAACTCATCCGATGGATATAAATAGAAACACAACAAAATTATACAGAGTGGACGTGgaagggtacttatacatcccaacaacaaaaagaaatcaagtacagatttgagagtactcgcagttactgacagccagGTAAAAGCCCAAAActaatacaaaataaatcaaaaattatgtctgtttttttattttttttttgtcagagaCCAAAAGACCatcttttaaatgtaaatatttagtaAATTATCGCATGTAACAAAATTAATGCCATGATATTGCAAAAAGTAATGAAAGAGGCGTTAAACGCCAATAATTAATCAAACGATCAATGAATCAAGTACCAAGGGTTTTTTTAAAAGTTGGTGTACATGGAATATACTAAAAGTCTCCGACCAATCTCAACTGAAGGGTATACAATATGGAAGTAATATGGAGTGCCCGGTATTAGCAACAAATAGGCAATCGTCTTCGTTTTTATTAAAGGTTACAGTAAAATACCGGTGTTCAAATGCATGAAACAATTCTGGCtttcaaactaaaaccgagggaaacacgtcaactcTAATAggaaacaaaggaacaacagcaacacaaaagtgcaacaaaaacaaacgctaaCAAACGAAGACACGAACTATTTGATACAAAAACTGCCTTGGTACAAGACATTCAAGAAAAAATTGTGAGCctaaaaaagacaaatatattcacacaatttttgtttaacaacaaaaaagactaaaacaagtaaaactgcgagctactgctcactgatgatactcccgccgcaagtggataatattaatagtgtaaaaatatgcaagtgttcggtaaacaggaaattgtcgagtgatgaatctgaaaacgcatcacacggtatagctgacttatataaatcctgaaaccaaatttcagaaatccttgtattgtagttcctgagaaaaatgtgacgaaaattttcaacttggctatcatgtgtaaaatcatacaagtgttcggtaaacaggaagttgtcgagtgatcaatctgaaaacgcatcacaaggtatagctgacttagataaaccctgaaaccaaatttcagaaatccttgtgttgtagttcctgagaaaaatgcgacgaaaaatattcatgggacggacggactgactgacggactgacggaaggacagacagaggtaaaacagtataccccccttttttaaagcgggggtataaaaactatattctataattttaatattttatttgtttctctgTTTTGATTATCATAATGCAGAAATACAAACATAATAACAATTATCACAACatcataataaataattttacacatatacatttctttttttcctatttcttatttttttccaCATTGAGATAGTCTGGATTAAACATTAATATTTTGCACAACATTTAATTCTCATCTTTTTGTTGTTTGAAAGGAAATATTTTCCAAGAATATGATTAAAActtgcagaaaaaaaatgtacCTGTAAACTGAATGAAGACAGAAATATGTTATTGTATATAATGAATGACCAGATATTGctaaagaaaacatttaataaTTTGCGTAAAATGACTAGAGAAAAAAGGTTTTCACCTTAGTAACATAGCACATCCTGATCGTTATTTTCGATTTTCTTTCAAACttgaaaatcttaaattaaaattataaaggaaCCTGAATAATAAATTATACACGTATGTAATTGCGAAATATGATTACCTATATCATAAAATTGGATTTTCAATCAAACTAGCACTAAATTCGGGCACCTGCAGGTATGCAACAGAAACTGAACATGTAGCACTGTTAATTTATTTGCATGTTTGATTTTGTTTCTGAATAATTTTTAAAGTagttaaatgatttttaatttgacCAGAAAACGATATAAACCAAACGAAAGTGTTTGATAACAATACTGTAATATAATAGACAATTCAAAATGTAAAGCTTAATGAACATCGGCCATTGATCGTTCATGTGAATCCATTCTTTTTCTGTCCAGTACATTAAGCATTCGTTCCATGTGTCTTAGTTCATTATTAGGATTTGAAGAACTAGACATTCCTTGATAGGGCATACGATGTCCTAGAGGACTGCGTGGTCGAATAGGCGATGGTCGACTAATACCACTTCCTTCTGCCTCATTTCTCAGTTGACTTCCGGAACCGGAAATGGGTGATGTACTAGGTATAAATGTTTTTGATGACTGTAATGAATACGGTGAGTATCTTGGACTAGTGCGTGAAGGAAAGATAGGTCCCACTGTTGTGTTTGATACTTGATTTGGAGATAAAGCACCTCCTCCATTTAGTTCAGAATTAAGACTAGAATAACTTTGTGATAACATGTGATTTTGTAATGTCAGCTGATTAAGTGTAGACAGAGCATGCGCATGCGAATGACTTGGTGACAAATGACCCATTTCTGAATGTCTAGAGGTAGGAATAAACGGCAGCTGTAAACCTGGTGGTAAAGAAGGGTTTCCTGGTAACAACATCGGACTAAGCGAGTACGGCATTCCGGATGATGAAGACGAATATGGATAGAAGAACGGAAACATTGAATGAGAAGCTGATGGTTGCACTATTGTCACATTTGGGGGACTAGAAAAATCTTTAGACAGAAAATTATGACTTGATCCATGATGCCGTGATACAACGGGACTGTCTGGTGATCTACTCTTTGTTGGAGAATCTATTTTTGAGTCTGTTTCTGAATTGTCACTTATTATGGATTTACTTGTTCTTTCCACACTCATTGATGGCGATACTGTTCTTGAAACCGATGGATTTTCTCGTCCATGATCAACTAATTCGTGTGGTCTATATAGAGCCTTTGTAACGGGTGTTTTGTTTTTACACATTTCTCCTTGACCAGCGTCAGACTCCCCTTCACTTTCTGAAGTTCTCAATTCAATGTGTTCAGTTTGTACTTGTGCTTGGTCTTTAAGTTCCAATTCTTGGTGAGTTTCAGTTTCAGGGGCTTTTGTCATTTCCTTTACCATTGTATctatataaaagaaaagaatgtgTCAAAAGATTTGCAAGTATCTTTTTATATTTGCACAAATAAATGTACAGTTATAAACAGACGTCAGTAAGTTCATACATAAACATTTTTGTCAAAAACTTGATTAATCTCAAAATATGTTGGCTGTTTGGATTCTATTTAATGTATAAACATCAAATTAAAGCATTTAATCATTCTAGTCGCCTCTAATCACATTTGTTAAGATATTCTCAAAGACACTTCATTACAAATGTAAACTTCTCTGATATTCAAATGCCTTTATCTATAGTATCTATATACATTAAACTTTTAAATGCCTATTTCGAAGCCGGGTGTTAACTAATGTCAAAAGCTTGCAAGTGATATGATAGAGAAagtcaatttataaattagattaCATAAGCTTCGATCGTTCATCGTTAAAACTAGCACCTTCATTGTTAGTAGGTTCCGGAAAAACAGGGGTTTACCGTGTTTGGTTTATGATAAAGGAACACGACTGCAAGATTTATAAAATGAACAGCAAAGTTTGTATAGAACTTGTATACATTGAATCCTAATTATCACCGATTAAAGGATTGTCAGAGTTTTGATTCGAACCACTTTACTCAATACCACAGTGTTCTAAAGTTAAGCCTTTTATCAGGGATAATACGTTAACGTTCGATAactttgtaaagaaaaactcTGACCACTATGCCTATTTGTTGTAAGTCGTCTTCAAAAAGTCAAACAAAGATAAGAAACTGAACTGTATCTTTTAAATAATGGGTTAAATGATACCAATGTTCTTAGGTGAAAAGCGCGCCATAAAGTTAAAGAGAGACAAAAAATCATGTTATAAATGTTGATAAGTGCAACAAACGATAGTTCCATCTTTTTTCAAACATGTAAATGCCTAATCTACATATCAATCAAATAAACAAACTGAAAGATACAGCATCTTTGGCGAGCCAGCCTGGCATCAGTTGAGCGTTTTTAAGTATTATGTATTAGGAGGCTTGTAAGAGCTCACGTCAGACGCTGAAGACCAGACAAGAACGTACAAGATATTTGTAGACATCTTGGTACTATGTAAATCCAAAGTGTGTGTAACCATGTTGAGGAAGACGATAAGAATCGGACGATAGTATCGTCTTGTCAGTAAGTGTGGAGACTATGACAGTCATAACTAGATATTGTCAAAAAATGTATTCATCTAGTATAATTATATCGCCACACAAGTCGTAGGATTGATAATATATTATAAAGATAACAACTTGACGAGGCAATTTTCACGGCAAATTAATGATAAAACGGTAAAATATTGATAGGAATGCGACAAAGAAAGGGGTGGATATATTATAAAGTAGGGTGTTAAACTAGCATGATTTACTATTGTGTGAAGTGTTGAATCATTTAATAGGCTTTTAAAAGGTTGACATTTATCATTTTAATGCTTTCATCTACCACCTTTTGTGGCATAcacatcaaaattaaaattaatttcttttataaataaataatttaaagcaAAACACCTTACAGTTTAATTGAAATGAAGTTTTAAATGGGTGCTTGGTTACAAATAAATTATTCCTCTTCAATTTAAAAGTTATTCTTcatcaatttaatatttaatagaaaacgaatgtttaattgGTCTAGTACTTCGTTATTTGTTTGAGTTAAATGTAGAAAATCAGAACTAATTCAACGTTT from Mytilus galloprovincialis chromosome 5, xbMytGall1.hap1.1, whole genome shotgun sequence includes these protein-coding regions:
- the LOC143075421 gene encoding uncharacterized protein LOC143075421 isoform X1; this translates as MIYQGSNPEMTMAYNPFIFHRPTDYGSLLQQHYLPSVQHSGLPASLFPKLQQSMARSALSPGDLLHPLYQRPIRSLEPPESEVQDDPKVELEGKDLWEQFHKLGTEMVITKSGRRMFPPCKVRVSGLDKRAKYILLMDLVAVDDCRYKFHNSRWMVAGKADPEMPKRMYIHPDSPATGEQWMQKVVNFHKLKLSNNISDKSGFVSTTILNSMHKYQPRFHLVRANDILKLPYSAFRTYVFKETEFIAVTAYQNEKITQLKINHNPFAKGFRDTGGGKREKKRMLLHSTSQHHVDTSHTADDTHSEEDDNEDADICVDDDVEEKMEEKETSTCLQTLPQDTMVKEMTKAPETETHQELELKDQAQVQTEHIELRTSESEGESDAGQGEMCKNKTPVTKALYRPHELVDHGRENPSVSRTVSPSMSVERTSKSIISDNSETDSKIDSPTKSRSPDSPVVSRHHGSSHNFLSKDFSSPPNVTIVQPSASHSMFPFFYPYSSSSSGMPYSLSPMLLPGNPSLPPGLQLPFIPTSRHSEMGHLSPSHSHAHALSTLNQLTLQNHMLSQSYSSLNSELNGGGALSPNQVSNTTVGPIFPSRTSPRYSPYSLQSSKTFIPSTSPISGSGSQLRNEAEGSGISRPSPIRPRSPLGHRMPYQGMSSSSNPNNELRHMERMLNVLDRKRMDSHERSMADVH
- the LOC143075421 gene encoding uncharacterized protein LOC143075421 isoform X2; this encodes MIYQGSNPEMTMAYNPFIFHRPTDYGSLLQQHYLPSVQHSGLPASLFPKLQQSMARSALSPGDLLHPLYQRPIRSLEPPESEVQDDPKVELEGKDLWEQFHKLGTEMVITKSGRRMFPPCKVRVSGLDKRAKYILLMDLVAVDDCRYKFHNSRWMVAGKADPEMPKRMYIHPDSPATGEQWMQKVVNFHKLKLSNNISDKSGFTILNSMHKYQPRFHLVRANDILKLPYSAFRTYVFKETEFIAVTAYQNEKITQLKINHNPFAKGFRDTGGGKREKKRMLLHSTSQHHVDTSHTADDTHSEEDDNEDADICVDDDVEEKMEEKETSTCLQTLPQDTMVKEMTKAPETETHQELELKDQAQVQTEHIELRTSESEGESDAGQGEMCKNKTPVTKALYRPHELVDHGRENPSVSRTVSPSMSVERTSKSIISDNSETDSKIDSPTKSRSPDSPVVSRHHGSSHNFLSKDFSSPPNVTIVQPSASHSMFPFFYPYSSSSSGMPYSLSPMLLPGNPSLPPGLQLPFIPTSRHSEMGHLSPSHSHAHALSTLNQLTLQNHMLSQSYSSLNSELNGGGALSPNQVSNTTVGPIFPSRTSPRYSPYSLQSSKTFIPSTSPISGSGSQLRNEAEGSGISRPSPIRPRSPLGHRMPYQGMSSSSNPNNELRHMERMLNVLDRKRMDSHERSMADVH